A region of Pyxidicoccus parkwaysis DNA encodes the following proteins:
- the groL gene encoding chaperonin GroEL (60 kDa chaperone family; promotes refolding of misfolded polypeptides especially under stressful conditions; forms two stacked rings of heptamers to form a barrel-shaped 14mer; ends can be capped by GroES; misfolded proteins enter the barrel where they are refolded when GroES binds): protein MAAKEIFFHQSAREAILRGVRILSDAVAVTLGPKGRNVVIEKSFGSPTITKDGVTVAKEIDLDNKFENMGAQMVKEVASKTSDKAGDGTTTATVLARAIYEEGLKLVAAGHSPMDLKRGIDKAVEVVVEELKKLSKPTADKKAITQVGTISANGDDTIGAIIADAMEKVGKEGVITVEEAKGLETTLDVVEGMQFDRGYVSPYFVTNRERMEAVLDDPFILISEKKVSSMQDMIPVLEQVARSGKPLLIIADDIEGEALATLVVNKIRGVLNVCAVKAPGFGDRRKEMLKDIATLSGGTVVSEELGHKFENLTLNDLGRAKRITVDKDNTTLVDGAGAKGEIEGRIKLIRSQIDTVTSDYDREKLQERLAKLVGGVAVINVGAATETEMKEKKARVEDALHATRAAVEEGIVPGGGVAYLRTLTALEKLKLGGEQDFGVDIIRRALQEPLRKIASNAGVEGAVVINKVREGKGAFGYNARTEVYEDLEKAGVIDPTKVERTALQNAASVASLLLTTEAMIADRPAKKKKNGGGAGGGMPDYGGDDMEY, encoded by the coding sequence ATGGCAGCGAAGGAGATTTTCTTCCACCAGTCCGCTCGTGAGGCCATCCTGCGCGGTGTCCGGATTCTGTCGGACGCTGTCGCGGTGACGCTGGGCCCCAAGGGCCGCAACGTGGTCATCGAGAAGAGCTTTGGCTCGCCCACCATCACCAAGGACGGCGTCACCGTCGCCAAGGAGATCGACCTCGACAACAAGTTCGAGAACATGGGCGCGCAGATGGTGAAGGAGGTTGCCTCCAAGACCTCCGACAAGGCCGGTGACGGCACCACCACCGCGACGGTGCTGGCGCGCGCCATCTACGAGGAGGGCCTCAAGCTGGTGGCCGCCGGCCACAGCCCCATGGACCTCAAGCGCGGCATCGACAAGGCCGTCGAAGTCGTGGTGGAGGAGCTGAAGAAGCTGTCCAAGCCCACCGCCGACAAGAAGGCCATCACCCAGGTGGGCACCATCTCCGCCAACGGCGATGACACCATCGGCGCCATCATCGCGGACGCGATGGAGAAGGTGGGCAAGGAGGGCGTCATCACCGTCGAGGAGGCCAAGGGCCTCGAGACGACCCTCGACGTGGTGGAGGGCATGCAGTTCGACCGCGGCTACGTCTCTCCGTACTTCGTGACGAACCGCGAGCGCATGGAGGCCGTGCTCGACGACCCCTTCATCCTCATCAGCGAGAAGAAGGTCTCGTCGATGCAGGACATGATTCCCGTCCTCGAGCAGGTCGCCCGTTCCGGCAAGCCGCTGCTCATCATCGCCGACGACATCGAGGGCGAGGCGCTGGCCACCCTCGTGGTGAACAAGATTCGCGGCGTGCTGAACGTGTGCGCGGTGAAGGCGCCGGGCTTCGGTGACCGTCGCAAGGAGATGCTCAAGGACATCGCCACGCTGTCGGGCGGCACGGTGGTGAGCGAGGAGCTCGGTCACAAGTTCGAGAACCTCACGCTCAACGACCTGGGCCGCGCCAAGCGCATCACGGTGGACAAGGACAACACCACCCTGGTCGACGGCGCCGGTGCGAAGGGCGAAATCGAGGGCCGCATCAAGCTGATCCGCTCGCAGATCGACACCGTCACCAGCGACTACGACCGCGAGAAGCTCCAGGAGCGTCTGGCGAAGCTGGTGGGCGGCGTGGCCGTCATCAACGTCGGCGCGGCCACCGAGACGGAGATGAAGGAGAAGAAGGCCCGCGTGGAGGACGCGCTGCATGCGACTCGCGCGGCCGTCGAGGAGGGCATCGTCCCTGGCGGCGGCGTGGCCTACCTGCGCACCCTGACGGCGCTGGAGAAGCTGAAGCTGGGCGGTGAGCAGGACTTCGGCGTGGACATCATCCGCCGCGCGCTCCAGGAGCCGCTGCGCAAGATTGCCTCCAACGCCGGCGTCGAGGGCGCGGTGGTCATCAACAAGGTCCGCGAGGGCAAGGGCGCGTTCGGCTACAACGCCCGCACCGAGGTGTACGAGGACCTGGAGAAGGCCGGCGTCATCGACCCGACGAAGGTCGAGCGCACCGCGCTGCAGAACGCCGCGTCCGTGGCGTCGCTGCTGCTGACGACCGAGGCGATGATTGCCGACCGCCCCGCCAAGAAGAAGAAGAACGGCGGCGGCGCCGGTGGCGGCATGCCGGACTACGGCGGCGACGACATGGAGTACTGA
- the sinM gene encoding signal integration modulator SinM gives MKRALLSVLLLAVACSSGSTPQPGPQDAGSTEDSGTDSGSDDAGGTEDSGTDGGSDDAGSTEDAGTADAGDDAGTTGDAGTDAGSGNDAGTDAGTADAGTCAAPAEQPGTDLATRLNTPRRLAVDATDVYISESHSLNPQQPTPGEGQVLKLSRSGGTATPFATGFRAPDAIAVDATSVYVLDLDGLWRVDKATGKRGDLPIDTTLNNVTVGGTEVLPATLSGRDVLVVATGTRWLIRVDTDGSNRQALYTSPSGGQVRSARVVGPDVWFLVAGGTLPGIYRVPLDGNTASARYFATATQVTSLEVTPTHFLLTEGGGGTGRVLKQPRDGGTAEVLATGLQGPLFPVELGGTVYFKDSRAGSTDFLRSVRTCAPGTSDPVGPSGTGPGGLIVDGNTLLYTSQESGTGGAVGRVP, from the coding sequence ATGAAACGCGCGCTCCTGTCCGTCCTGCTGCTCGCGGTGGCCTGCTCCTCGGGCTCGACACCGCAGCCGGGACCGCAGGACGCGGGCAGCACGGAGGACTCCGGAACGGACAGCGGTAGCGACGACGCGGGCGGCACGGAGGACTCCGGGACGGACGGCGGTAGCGACGACGCGGGCAGCACGGAGGACGCAGGCACGGCGGACGCGGGCGACGATGCGGGCACGACCGGCGATGCGGGCACCGACGCGGGCTCCGGTAACGATGCGGGGACGGACGCGGGCACAGCCGACGCAGGCACCTGTGCAGCCCCCGCCGAGCAGCCCGGCACGGACCTGGCCACGCGGCTGAACACGCCGCGCCGGCTCGCGGTGGACGCGACGGACGTCTACATCTCCGAGTCGCACTCGCTGAATCCGCAGCAGCCCACGCCGGGCGAGGGCCAGGTGCTGAAGCTCTCGCGCTCGGGAGGCACGGCCACGCCCTTCGCCACGGGCTTCCGCGCGCCGGACGCCATCGCGGTGGACGCGACGAGCGTCTACGTGCTCGACCTGGACGGGCTCTGGCGCGTGGACAAGGCGACGGGCAAGCGCGGCGACCTGCCCATCGACACGACGCTCAACAACGTCACCGTCGGAGGCACCGAGGTGCTGCCCGCCACCCTCTCCGGCCGCGACGTGCTGGTGGTGGCCACGGGCACGCGGTGGCTCATTCGCGTGGACACCGACGGAAGCAACCGCCAGGCCCTGTACACCAGCCCGAGCGGGGGGCAGGTGCGTAGCGCGCGTGTCGTGGGCCCGGACGTGTGGTTCCTCGTCGCTGGCGGCACCCTCCCGGGCATCTATCGCGTCCCGCTCGACGGCAACACGGCCAGCGCGCGCTATTTCGCCACGGCGACGCAGGTCACCTCGCTGGAAGTCACGCCCACGCACTTCCTCCTCACCGAGGGAGGCGGAGGCACCGGCCGGGTGCTGAAGCAGCCGCGCGATGGAGGCACCGCCGAGGTGCTCGCCACCGGCCTCCAGGGTCCGCTGTTCCCGGTGGAGCTGGGCGGCACGGTCTACTTCAAGGACTCGCGAGCCGGCAGCACGGACTTCCTGCGCAGCGTGCGCACGTGCGCGCCCGGCACGTCGGACCCGGTGGGCCCCTCGGGCACGGGCCCGGGTGGCCTCATCGTGGACGGCAACACGCTGCTCTACACCTCGCAGGAGAGCGGCACCGGCGGCGCCGTGGGCCGCGTGCCCTGA
- the sinK gene encoding hybrid histidine protein kinase/response regulator SinK, with translation MEIPAPLSQLLQALEAGDLPAARAAAAAMQRVGAQSTQLAAEVLHELRQPLLGVKAYAQLLAEDGGPSGPLRLLLAQVERMEQIVSDFIRLASERPAPQQRLSLAAPIWAAAKLFSVNPDSARISLEVEAPEDITIQGNARLIEQLTLNLLNNARDAMAGRGRVKVVLAREGTSPVLYVADWGPGIPEELRERIFEPYVTANKRGTGLGLAVCRRIAQEHHAQIGLAAPGVLRDVPPPATVFRVLFPASDAPSVRRPRLLVVDDETIIRMVFRDLMGKECEVIEAASGEEALDLLRQAPVDLIVTDKNLPGLSGLELAQQARRLYSNSRVILMTGYPSLVTTQQALELGVVDYLLKPFDDIREVRTLLRTSLSQPLVPPPLGTGSEVRRVDVLEDNATTARLISEALALVGLEARILPSSELMAMEKPVGVVVSWDFAPAYGRKALELGKALAQGAPFVVLAEHLTMETALESLRAGASACLPKLLSDTTALSRELSRAFKRDVP, from the coding sequence ATGGAAATACCGGCGCCGCTCTCCCAACTGCTCCAGGCCCTGGAGGCGGGGGATTTGCCGGCCGCGCGCGCGGCGGCGGCGGCCATGCAACGCGTTGGCGCCCAGTCGACACAGCTCGCCGCGGAGGTGCTGCACGAGCTTCGTCAGCCCCTGCTGGGAGTGAAGGCCTACGCGCAGTTGTTGGCGGAGGACGGAGGCCCCTCGGGCCCGCTGCGGCTCCTGCTGGCGCAGGTGGAGCGGATGGAGCAGATCGTCTCCGACTTCATCCGCCTGGCCAGCGAGCGCCCCGCGCCCCAGCAGCGCCTGTCGCTGGCGGCTCCCATCTGGGCGGCGGCGAAGCTCTTCAGCGTCAACCCGGACTCGGCGCGCATCTCGCTGGAGGTGGAAGCGCCCGAGGACATCACCATCCAGGGCAACGCGCGGCTCATCGAGCAGCTCACGCTCAACCTGCTCAACAACGCGCGCGACGCCATGGCGGGACGCGGCCGGGTGAAGGTGGTGCTCGCGCGCGAGGGCACGTCGCCGGTGCTGTACGTGGCGGACTGGGGCCCGGGTATTCCCGAGGAGCTGCGCGAGCGCATCTTCGAGCCCTATGTCACCGCCAACAAGCGAGGCACGGGCCTGGGGCTCGCGGTGTGTCGGCGCATCGCCCAGGAGCACCACGCGCAGATTGGCCTCGCGGCACCGGGCGTGCTGCGCGACGTGCCGCCGCCGGCCACGGTATTCCGCGTGCTCTTCCCCGCGTCCGACGCTCCGAGCGTGCGCCGGCCCCGGCTGCTGGTGGTGGACGACGAGACCATCATCCGCATGGTCTTCCGAGACTTGATGGGCAAGGAGTGCGAGGTCATCGAGGCGGCCAGCGGCGAGGAAGCGCTGGACTTGCTGCGCCAGGCGCCGGTGGACCTCATCGTCACGGACAAGAACCTGCCGGGCCTGTCCGGGCTGGAGCTGGCGCAGCAGGCGCGGCGGCTCTACTCCAACTCGCGCGTCATCCTGATGACGGGCTACCCATCGCTGGTGACGACGCAGCAGGCGTTGGAGCTGGGCGTGGTGGACTACCTGCTCAAGCCCTTCGACGACATCCGCGAGGTGCGCACGCTCTTGCGCACGTCGCTGTCGCAACCGCTGGTGCCGCCTCCGTTGGGGACGGGCTCCGAGGTGCGGCGGGTGGACGTGTTGGAAGACAACGCGACGACGGCGCGGCTCATCTCCGAGGCGCTGGCGCTGGTGGGGCTGGAGGCGCGCATCCTCCCCTCCTCCGAGCTGATGGCGATGGAGAAGCCGGTGGGCGTGGTGGTGAGCTGGGACTTCGCGCCGGCCTACGGGCGCAAGGCGCTGGAGCTGGGAAAGGCGCTGGCGCAGGGCGCGCCCTTCGTCGTGCTGGCCGAGCACCTCACGATGGAGACGGCGCTGGAGTCCCTGCGCGCCGGAGCCTCCGCGTGCCTGCCCAAGCTGCTGTCCGACACCACGGCCCTCAGCCGTGAGCTGAGCCGTGCCTTCAAGAGGGACGTCCCATGA